A single genomic interval of Amblyraja radiata isolate CabotCenter1 chromosome 3, sAmbRad1.1.pri, whole genome shotgun sequence harbors:
- the LOC116971544 gene encoding cryptic protein-like yields MRLEAWVGREQELMKQITCPYFFYRFLLLLSGVQVSGSVKGCGGDGRICGQQISKPNIEKPVGQSPESLTEFKQLNNKLRETGSVATNFIRFIGLTDSKSLDRSCCNNGGTCILGSFCACPPPFVGRYCERDERLKMCDKTPENEWVLKQCTWCKCGNGRFQCAKHLGRIEKCDPGQEDDFFNSYSVLIGGGSRLVVTLYLLLSALCFVVIVEL; encoded by the exons atgaggttggaggcttgggtggGCAGGGAGcaggagttgatgaa ACAAATAACTTGCCCTTATTTTTTTTACAGATTTCTTCTTCTCCTCTCCGGCGTTCAGGTTTCGGGATCTGTGAAGG GCTGTGGAGGAGATGGGAGGATCTGTGGCCAACAGATTTCAAAACCCAACATTGAGAAACCTGTCGGGCAAAGCCCCGAATCTCTAACCGAGTTTAAACAGCTCAACAACAAACTGCGGGAGACGGGCTCGGTCGCTACCAACTTCATTCGCTTCATTGGGCTGACCGACA GCAAGAGTCTAGACAGGAGTTGCTGCAATAATGGTGGAACATGTATCCTGGGAAGCTTCTGTGCGTGCCCGCCACCTTTCGTTGGCAGATACTGTGAGAGGGATGAACGTCTCAA AATGTGTGACAAAACTCCAGAAAACGAATGGGTGTTAAAGCAATGTACCTGGTGTAAATGCGGCAATGGAAGATTTCAATGCGCAAAACACTTGGGAAGGATTGAGAAATGTG ATCCAGGCCAAGAAGATGATTTCTTTAACAGCTATAGTGTATTGATTGGTGGTGGCTCCAGGCTAGTGGTAACGCTGTACTTGCTATTGTCTGCATTGTGCTTTGTTGTAATAGTTGAGCTATGA